The proteins below come from a single Mycolicibacterium sp. TY81 genomic window:
- a CDS encoding cytochrome P450, with product MTIASGIPSVFDVTLPAIDYSGAQSPDEAQAILAPARAQSPIAMGPHGQEVLTYDLAHEVLRDPRFRIPQGMFLVAQGITSGPVWDRVSASIISIDGPEHTRLRRLIATAFSRRAIERLRTTVVDVVSDLIDRQVARGHCDVVTDIARQYPTPVICALLGAPAEDWAQLSAWVDDFMQAFDWHVAEHETAILTAWDALDDYIDDMVARRRDNLTDDLISDLIRAEEDGDRLSADELRMLSTGLLAAGTDTTRNQVAASVQVLCEHPDQWALLGAHPDMADRAVEETMRHSPIVISSLRMAREDVELAGMLFPAGTFLQVNTGAANRDPAVYDDPDRLDITRAGAPAMQTFGAGMHYCLGVHLAKMELAEALALMTQRMPNARVTGPVPWKPLVGLSGPLTLPIAFDPVDQSWRAAS from the coding sequence ATGACCATTGCCAGCGGTATTCCGAGCGTCTTCGACGTCACGCTTCCGGCGATCGACTATTCGGGCGCGCAAAGCCCCGACGAAGCGCAGGCGATCCTCGCGCCGGCGCGGGCGCAGTCGCCGATCGCGATGGGGCCGCACGGGCAGGAGGTGCTGACCTACGACCTCGCGCACGAAGTGCTGCGCGATCCGCGATTCCGGATACCCCAGGGCATGTTCCTCGTGGCGCAGGGCATCACGTCGGGCCCGGTGTGGGACCGCGTCAGCGCATCGATCATCAGCATCGACGGTCCCGAACACACCCGCCTGCGCCGACTGATCGCGACGGCCTTCAGCCGCCGCGCCATCGAACGCCTGCGCACCACGGTCGTCGACGTCGTCAGCGATCTGATCGACCGCCAGGTGGCCCGCGGGCACTGCGACGTGGTGACCGATATCGCGCGCCAGTACCCGACCCCGGTCATCTGTGCGCTGCTCGGCGCCCCCGCCGAGGACTGGGCACAATTGTCGGCCTGGGTGGACGATTTCATGCAGGCCTTCGACTGGCACGTCGCCGAACACGAGACCGCGATCCTGACCGCGTGGGACGCGCTTGATGACTACATCGACGACATGGTTGCCCGTCGGCGCGACAATCTCACCGACGATCTGATCTCGGATCTCATCCGCGCCGAGGAGGACGGTGACCGGCTCAGTGCCGACGAACTGCGCATGCTGTCCACCGGCCTGCTGGCGGCCGGCACCGACACCACCCGCAACCAGGTGGCCGCTTCGGTACAGGTCCTGTGTGAGCACCCGGACCAGTGGGCGCTCCTGGGGGCGCACCCGGATATGGCCGACCGTGCCGTCGAAGAGACCATGCGGCACTCCCCCATCGTGATCAGCTCGCTGCGGATGGCCCGCGAGGATGTCGAACTCGCCGGAATGCTGTTTCCCGCAGGAACTTTCCTGCAGGTGAACACCGGCGCGGCCAACCGCGACCCCGCCGTGTACGACGATCCCGACCGCCTCGACATCACCCGCGCGGGCGCCCCGGCGATGCAGACCTTCGGCGCCGGGATGCACTACTGCCTCGGCGTGCACCTGGCCAAGATGGAGCTGGCCGAAGCGCTCGCCCTCATGACCCAGCGCATGCCCAACGCCCGCGTGACCGGGCCGGTGCCGTGGAAACCGTTGGTGGGCCTGAGCGGACCGCTCACCCTGCCCATCGCCTTCGACCCCGTCGATCAGTCATGGCGGGCGGCTTCCTGA
- a CDS encoding ribokinase, with translation MTRITVVGSVNMDLVFDLADLPGPGQTVLASSLHSEPGGKGGNQAVAAARAGADVQLVAALGADATGGALRKHLQDNGVGLVATVSLPVPSGTAAIMVGHNAENMIVVAPGANGHLTLDSAHVRAVVADCDVLLLQLEIPPATALAAARLAKDAGATVVLNASPAGTDPEVLAALAAVTDVVIVNETEAAQWHWPVPHLVITRGADGAEHRTADGETQVPAPRVEAVDTTGAGDVFAGVLAAGWTADPAHALRRAVTAGALATLTPGAGDCAPRDEVIEDALEDDASN, from the coding sequence GTGACTCGCATCACTGTCGTGGGCAGCGTGAACATGGACCTGGTCTTCGATTTGGCCGACCTGCCGGGACCGGGGCAGACGGTGCTGGCGTCGTCATTGCATTCGGAGCCCGGCGGCAAGGGCGGCAATCAGGCCGTCGCGGCGGCCCGGGCGGGTGCCGATGTCCAGCTCGTCGCCGCGCTCGGAGCCGACGCCACGGGCGGCGCGCTGCGAAAGCACTTGCAGGACAACGGCGTCGGTCTGGTCGCGACCGTCAGCCTGCCGGTCCCGAGTGGTACCGCGGCGATCATGGTCGGCCACAACGCCGAAAACATGATCGTGGTGGCGCCGGGCGCCAACGGACACCTGACCCTGGACTCCGCACACGTTCGCGCGGTGGTCGCCGATTGCGACGTGCTGTTGCTGCAGCTGGAGATCCCGCCGGCCACCGCGCTGGCGGCGGCGCGGCTGGCGAAGGACGCCGGCGCGACGGTCGTGCTGAACGCCTCTCCTGCCGGCACCGATCCGGAGGTGCTCGCCGCGCTGGCCGCCGTCACCGACGTTGTGATCGTCAACGAAACCGAAGCCGCCCAATGGCATTGGCCCGTCCCACACCTGGTGATCACGCGGGGCGCCGACGGCGCGGAGCACCGCACGGCGGACGGTGAGACACAGGTCCCGGCGCCCCGGGTCGAAGCCGTCGACACCACCGGCGCGGGTGATGTCTTCGCCGGCGTTCTGGCTGCGGGTTGGACCGCGGACCCCGCGCATGCCCTCCGGCGGGCCGTCACAGCCGGCGCGCTCGCCACCCTGACACCCGGTGCCGGCGATTGCGCACCGCGAGACGAGGTCATCGAGGACGCGCTGGAAGACGACGCGTCAAACTGA
- a CDS encoding glutamate-5-semialdehyde dehydrogenase, whose translation MSVHAATDTDLRQQVHDAARRARVASRVLATLTTEAKNRALHAAADAVLAAADLVLAANAEDIDAARAAGTAEAMIDRLALNPQRLDGIAAGLRQVAGLPDPVGQVLRGSTLPNGLQIRQQRVPLGVVGMVYESRPNVTVDAFGLALKSGNAALLRGSSSAARSNAALVTALRAALAAEGLPEDAVQLLPSEDRASVTHLIQARGLVDVVIPRGGAGLIDAVVRDATVPTIETGVGNCHVYVHEAADLDMAESILLNSKTRRPSVCNSAETLLVDRAIADTALPRLVTALQDAGVTVHLDPSEDELRAEFLSLDMAVAVVDGVDGAIAHVNEYGTGHTEAIVTTNLAAAQRFSEQVDAAAVMVNASTAFTDGEQFGFGAEIGISTQKLHARGPMGLPELTSTKWIVWGDGQTRPV comes from the coding sequence ATGAGTGTGCACGCAGCTACGGACACCGATCTGCGCCAGCAGGTGCATGACGCCGCCCGGCGGGCCCGCGTCGCGTCGCGCGTGCTGGCCACGCTGACCACCGAAGCCAAGAACCGCGCGCTGCACGCCGCGGCCGATGCAGTGCTCGCCGCCGCGGACCTGGTGCTCGCCGCCAACGCCGAGGACATCGACGCCGCACGCGCCGCCGGCACCGCCGAGGCGATGATCGACCGCCTGGCCCTGAACCCCCAGCGCCTCGACGGCATCGCCGCCGGATTGCGGCAGGTCGCCGGGCTGCCGGACCCCGTGGGTCAGGTGCTGCGCGGCAGCACGCTGCCCAATGGTCTGCAGATTCGTCAGCAGCGGGTGCCGCTCGGCGTGGTCGGCATGGTCTACGAGAGCCGGCCCAATGTGACGGTCGACGCCTTCGGGCTGGCGCTGAAGTCCGGCAACGCGGCGCTGCTGCGTGGCAGCTCGTCGGCAGCCCGGTCGAATGCGGCTCTGGTCACCGCACTGCGGGCGGCGCTGGCCGCCGAGGGCCTGCCCGAGGACGCGGTGCAGCTGCTGCCCAGCGAGGACCGCGCCAGCGTCACCCACCTGATCCAGGCTCGCGGGCTGGTCGACGTGGTGATCCCGCGCGGCGGCGCCGGCCTGATCGACGCCGTGGTGCGCGACGCCACCGTGCCGACCATCGAGACCGGCGTCGGTAACTGCCACGTCTACGTCCACGAGGCCGCCGATCTCGACATGGCCGAGAGCATCCTGCTGAACTCCAAGACCCGCCGTCCCAGCGTGTGCAACTCGGCCGAGACCCTCCTGGTGGACCGGGCCATCGCCGACACCGCGCTGCCGCGGCTGGTGACCGCGCTGCAGGACGCCGGGGTGACGGTGCATCTGGACCCGAGCGAAGACGAGCTGCGCGCCGAGTTCCTGTCGCTCGACATGGCGGTTGCCGTGGTGGACGGTGTCGACGGCGCCATCGCGCATGTCAACGAGTACGGCACCGGGCACACCGAGGCGATCGTCACGACCAATCTTGCTGCGGCCCAGCGGTTCTCCGAACAGGTGGACGCTGCCGCCGTGATGGTCAACGCGTCGACGGCCTTCACCGACGGTGAGCAGTTCGGCTTCGGCGCCGAGATCGGCATCTCGACCCAGAAGCTGCACGCGCGCGGTCCGATGGGGCTGCCGGAACTGACCTCCACCAAATGGATCGTGTGGGGCGACGGCCAGACCCGGCCCGTGTAA
- a CDS encoding MoxR family ATPase: MSTPARSVPLFGENAAIDDVAKRLTETGYLPDTATATAVFLADRLGKPLLIEGPAGVGKTELARAIAQCTGSELVRLQCYEGVDEARALYEWNHAKQILRIQSGQQSGDWDQTKMDVFSEEFLLSRPLLTAIRRTEPTVLLIDETDKADIEIEGLLLEILSDFAVTVPELGTIKAQQTPLVVLTSNATRELSEALKRRCLFLHIDFPDPDLERRILLSRVPELPEKIADELVRIIGVLRGMQLKKLPSVAETIDWGRTVLALGMDTIDDEMIAATLGVVLKHQSDQQRAIGELKLN; encoded by the coding sequence TTGAGTACACCCGCTCGTTCGGTGCCGCTGTTCGGCGAAAATGCCGCCATCGATGACGTCGCCAAGCGACTCACCGAAACCGGATACCTGCCCGACACCGCAACGGCCACAGCGGTTTTCCTGGCGGACCGGCTGGGCAAGCCGCTGCTGATCGAAGGACCGGCGGGTGTCGGCAAGACCGAACTGGCCCGGGCCATCGCCCAGTGCACGGGGTCGGAGCTGGTGCGGCTGCAGTGCTACGAGGGCGTCGACGAGGCCCGCGCGCTGTATGAGTGGAACCACGCCAAGCAGATCCTGCGGATCCAATCGGGTCAGCAGTCTGGTGACTGGGACCAGACCAAGATGGACGTGTTCAGCGAGGAGTTCCTGCTGAGCCGGCCGCTGCTGACGGCCATCCGCCGCACGGAGCCCACCGTGCTGCTGATCGACGAGACCGACAAGGCCGACATCGAGATCGAAGGCCTGCTGCTGGAGATCCTGTCCGACTTCGCCGTCACCGTGCCCGAACTCGGCACCATCAAGGCGCAGCAGACACCGCTGGTCGTGCTGACGTCGAACGCCACCCGCGAACTGTCCGAGGCGCTCAAGCGTCGCTGCCTGTTCCTGCACATCGACTTCCCCGACCCCGATCTGGAACGGCGCATCCTGTTGTCCCGGGTGCCCGAGCTGCCGGAGAAGATCGCCGACGAGCTGGTCCGGATCATCGGCGTGCTGCGCGGCATGCAGCTCAAGAAGCTGCCGTCGGTCGCCGAGACCATCGACTGGGGCCGGACGGTATTGGCGTTGGGCATGGACACCATCGATGACGAGATGATCGCCGCGACGCTGGGTGTGGTGCTCAAACACCAGTCAGATCAGCAGCGCGCCATCGGCGAGTTGAAGCTGAACTAG
- a CDS encoding VWA domain-containing protein: protein MAVARTPAQPLAPHGIPGHLVGFVEALRKVGINVGPSETVDAGRVMATLGLGDRMVLREGLACAVLRRPDHRETYNALFDLWFPAAMGDRAVLELDDDEDPEHRPDRIPPEDVEGMRAALVDLLSDADMANLDDRLMAMIAQIVDAYGKYNSSRGPSYSSYQALKAMGLDQLEGKLLAGLLAPYGDEPTPTQEQIAKAIAAKRISQLRHMVESETKRRTAEQIGRDHVQTYGIPQLAENVEFLRASGDQLRQMRNVVAPLARTLATRLAARRRRSHAGQIDLRKTLRKSMSTGGVPIEVVLKKPHPARPELVVLCDVSGSVAGFSHFTLMLVHALRQQFSRVRVFAFIDTTDEVTELFGPDADLAVAVQKITREAAVYTRDGHSDYGHAFVSFLDKWPNALSPRTALLVLGDGRNNYRNPQADLLAHMVNASRHAHWLNPEPKHLWGSGDSATAKYQDVITMHECRSAKQLASVIDNLLPV, encoded by the coding sequence ATGGCCGTCGCCCGCACGCCCGCGCAACCGCTTGCCCCGCACGGCATTCCGGGCCACCTCGTGGGGTTCGTCGAGGCCCTGCGCAAGGTGGGCATCAACGTCGGGCCGTCGGAGACCGTCGATGCCGGCCGGGTGATGGCCACCCTGGGACTGGGTGACCGCATGGTGCTGCGCGAGGGTCTGGCGTGTGCGGTGCTGCGCCGGCCCGACCATCGCGAGACGTACAACGCGCTGTTCGACCTGTGGTTCCCCGCGGCCATGGGGGACCGGGCGGTCTTGGAACTCGACGACGACGAGGATCCGGAGCACCGGCCCGACCGGATCCCGCCCGAGGACGTCGAGGGCATGCGCGCGGCACTCGTCGACCTGCTGTCCGACGCGGACATGGCGAACCTCGACGACCGCCTGATGGCGATGATCGCGCAGATCGTCGACGCCTACGGCAAGTACAACTCGAGCCGGGGCCCGTCGTACTCGTCGTATCAGGCGCTCAAGGCCATGGGTCTGGACCAGCTCGAAGGCAAGCTGCTGGCCGGACTGCTGGCGCCGTACGGCGACGAGCCCACGCCGACGCAGGAGCAGATCGCCAAAGCGATTGCCGCCAAGCGTATTTCGCAGCTGCGGCACATGGTCGAGTCGGAGACCAAGCGGCGCACCGCCGAGCAGATCGGCCGCGACCACGTGCAGACCTACGGCATCCCGCAGCTGGCCGAGAACGTCGAATTCCTCAGGGCGTCAGGCGATCAGCTGCGGCAGATGCGCAATGTCGTTGCGCCGCTGGCCCGTACGCTGGCCACCCGGCTCGCGGCGCGCCGGCGTCGTTCCCACGCCGGCCAGATCGACCTGCGCAAGACCCTGCGCAAGTCGATGTCGACCGGCGGCGTGCCCATCGAGGTCGTCCTCAAGAAGCCGCACCCGGCCCGTCCCGAGCTGGTGGTGCTGTGCGACGTGTCCGGCTCCGTCGCGGGCTTCAGCCACTTCACGCTGATGCTGGTGCATGCCCTGCGTCAGCAGTTCTCGCGGGTGCGGGTCTTCGCCTTCATCGACACCACCGACGAAGTCACCGAGCTGTTCGGCCCCGACGCCGACCTGGCCGTCGCGGTGCAGAAGATCACCCGCGAGGCCGCCGTCTACACCCGGGACGGGCATTCGGACTACGGCCACGCGTTCGTCTCGTTCCTGGACAAGTGGCCCAACGCGCTCTCGCCGCGCACGGCCCTGCTGGTGCTCGGCGACGGCCGCAACAACTACCGCAACCCGCAGGCCGACCTACTGGCACACATGGTGAACGCCAGCCGGCACGCGCACTGGCTCAACCCCGAGCCCAAGCACCTGTGGGGCAGCGGCGACTCCGCGACGGCCAAGTACCAGGACGTCATCACCATGCACGAATGCCGGTCGGCCAAGCAGCTCGCGTCGGTGATCGACAACCTGCTGCCCGTCTGA
- the nadD gene encoding nicotinate-nucleotide adenylyltransferase, with amino-acid sequence MVTRRRLGVMGGTFDPIHHGHLVAASEVADLFELDEVIFVPTGQPWQKRDRHVTAAEDRYLMTVIATAANPRFSVSRVDIDRGGPTYTKDTLRDLARQNPDTDLFFITGADALASILSWQNWEELFSTARFIGVSRPGYELDGKHIEAAQKELPLDALTLVEVPALAISSSDCRRRAQANRPIWYLVPDGVVQYVSKRGLYQPTNKQENS; translated from the coding sequence ATCGTGACTCGACGCAGGCTGGGCGTGATGGGTGGGACGTTCGACCCCATCCACCATGGACACCTCGTCGCGGCCAGCGAGGTGGCCGACCTGTTCGAACTCGACGAAGTGATCTTCGTGCCGACCGGGCAGCCCTGGCAGAAGCGCGACCGGCACGTCACCGCCGCCGAGGACCGGTACCTGATGACGGTCATCGCGACGGCCGCCAACCCGCGGTTCTCCGTGAGCCGCGTCGACATCGACCGCGGCGGCCCGACCTACACCAAGGACACCCTGCGCGACCTGGCCCGGCAGAACCCGGACACCGACCTGTTCTTCATCACCGGCGCCGACGCGCTGGCCTCGATCCTGTCGTGGCAGAACTGGGAGGAACTGTTCTCCACGGCCCGGTTCATCGGGGTCAGCCGGCCCGGCTACGAGCTGGACGGGAAACACATCGAGGCGGCACAGAAAGAACTGCCGCTCGACGCCCTGACCCTGGTCGAGGTGCCTGCGCTGGCCATCTCGTCGAGCGACTGCCGTCGCCGCGCCCAGGCCAACCGGCCCATCTGGTACCTGGTGCCCGACGGCGTCGTCCAATACGTGTCCAAACGTGGGCTCTACCAACCCACGAACAAGCAGGAGAATTCATGA
- the rsfS gene encoding ribosome silencing factor — protein sequence MTATPEALSMATVAARAAAAKLGENISVIDVSDQLVITDYFVIASASNDRQVNAIVDEVEEKMRWAGHKPARREGAREGRWVLLDYVDIVVHIQHQEEREYYALDRLWRDCPAVEVDLDGALPVNPDGDDASDESAEGRE from the coding sequence ATGACGGCCACCCCCGAAGCCCTCAGCATGGCGACCGTCGCCGCCCGTGCGGCCGCCGCCAAGCTCGGCGAGAACATCAGCGTCATCGACGTCTCGGATCAGTTGGTCATCACCGACTACTTCGTCATCGCTTCCGCGTCCAACGACCGCCAGGTCAACGCCATCGTCGACGAGGTCGAGGAGAAGATGCGCTGGGCGGGTCACAAGCCGGCCCGTCGCGAGGGTGCCCGCGAGGGCCGCTGGGTGCTGCTCGACTACGTCGACATCGTGGTGCACATCCAGCACCAGGAGGAGCGCGAGTACTACGCGCTGGACCGGCTGTGGCGGGACTGCCCGGCCGTCGAGGTCGACCTGGATGGTGCGCTGCCGGTCAACCCCGACGGAGACGACGCATCCGACGAGTCCGCCGAGGGCCGAGAGTGA
- the gpgP gene encoding glucosyl-3-phosphoglycerate phosphatase → MRNRRLLLLRHGQTEYNATSRMQGQLDTDLSDLGRAQAVAAAEVLAKRQPLVIVSSDLRRALDTATTLGDQAGMPVSIDERLRETHLGDWQGLTHHEVDDIAPGARLAWRDDARWAPHNGESRVDVARRSLPVVEEQLRNLPEWGVDEVDRPVVLVAHGGLIAALTAALLELPVDNWPILGGMGNASWVQLSGHSAGLADDDPVKWRLDVWNASAQVANDVL, encoded by the coding sequence GTGAGGAACCGCCGCCTCCTGCTGCTGCGTCACGGTCAGACGGAGTACAACGCCACCAGCCGGATGCAGGGTCAGCTCGATACCGACCTCAGTGATCTGGGCCGGGCGCAGGCGGTGGCGGCGGCCGAGGTGCTGGCCAAGCGCCAGCCCCTGGTGATCGTGTCCTCCGATCTGCGCCGCGCTCTCGACACCGCGACGACGCTGGGGGACCAGGCCGGGATGCCGGTGTCGATCGACGAGCGGCTACGCGAGACGCACCTCGGGGACTGGCAGGGCCTGACCCATCACGAGGTCGACGACATTGCGCCCGGTGCGCGGCTGGCCTGGCGTGACGACGCCCGCTGGGCGCCGCACAACGGCGAGAGCCGGGTGGACGTGGCGAGACGCAGCCTCCCGGTGGTGGAGGAGCAGCTGCGCAATCTGCCCGAATGGGGAGTCGACGAGGTCGACCGACCCGTGGTGCTCGTCGCGCACGGCGGGCTGATCGCCGCGCTGACCGCGGCCCTGCTGGAGCTTCCCGTCGACAACTGGCCGATCCTCGGCGGCATGGGCAACGCCAGCTGGGTGCAGCTGTCGGGGCACAGTGCCGGACTCGCCGACGACGATCCGGTGAAGTGGCGGCTGGACGTGTGGAACGCCTCGGCTCAGGTGGCCAACGATGTCCTCTGA